ATGAACTCTTCGAGGTACGACCGGATCGCCGACGGTGAGAACTGCGGCTGCAAGCAGCAGACCACCACGCCGGACGCCATGGTTGCAAACTTGTCTCGGTGTTGTTCTTCTTTATCGTGTGCGATTCAAGAATTCCAGACAAAACTGGCAGGCCTGTTGCTAGTTTAAAAGGCCGAAGGCGCGCCCGTAAAATGGAAGTTTGCGCAGGACCAGTTGCTGGCATCGTTGCGTTCCGTCACAATTTGGATTTCAGACATGGCTGAAAACTGAAATTGAACCAGAGATTCATTGCATAATAAAAGAAAGAATTAAAAAGTAAACACATCTTTTACCTTGAAAGACAAGAACCGCAGATCGGATGAGATCTTTACATCGAtttaacaaaaaagaaaagggaaatgaACAGAAGAACCATGGACGACACATCATTCGTAAATACAAATTTGTCACCATGTGACGTGGTGAAGAGCAAAGCAAACGACGATTGAGACACTGAAACGCTGCACTCGATCGGTTGAGTCCATCGGACTTAGGCGTAGTCCTGGTCGGCGACCTGCTGGTAGGAGCCGCCGATGAACACGTCGCCGTAGATGAGGCCAGCGAGGCCACCGCCGATGAGCGGACCGACCCAGTAGACCCAGTTGCCGGCGAAGTtgcccgcggcgacggcggggccgAAGGAGCGAGCGGGGTTCATGGAGCCGCCGCTGAAGGGCCCGGCGGCGAGGATGTTGGCGCCGACGATGAAGCCGATGGCGATGGGGGCGATGGTGCCGAGGGAGCCCTTCTtggggtcggcggcggtggcgtacACGGTGTAGACGAGCGCGAAGGTGATGATGATCTCGAACACCACGCCCTCCAGCGCGCTGATGCCGGCGACGCCGTGGGTCGGGATGGCCTTGCCGTGGGTGACGAACTTGAGGAGCAGGCACGCCACGGAGGCGCCGAGCAGCTGGGCGACCCAGTAGAAGAGGCCGGTGAGGATGGTGATGTGGCCGCCGACGGCGAGGCCGAAGGTCACGGCGGGGTTCAGGTGGCCGCCGGAGATGTTGGCGGCGATGGAGACGCCGACGAAGAGGGCCAGCGCGTGGGCGATCGCGATCGCCACCAGGCCGGCAGGGTCGAGCGCGCCGCCATGGGTCAGTTGCCCTGCACGTGCATCCACGTCGAGTAAGTAATTGACCAGCATGCACAGAGGCCGAGCTACGCAAAAGTCGAAGTGGCCACGGCACGCTTCAAGATCGTCGCCGCCGGAACAGTTGAACTCTCAACTCACCGTAGGCGATGGCGGAACCGACGCCGGCGAAGACGAAGAGCAAGGTGGCGATGAACTCGGCCACGTAGGCCTTGATGGAGGTGGCGCTGAAGGAGTCGCCGACGCTCCCGAACGCGAGCTTCACCATCTTCGCTTCCGCTTCCGCTATTCGCTCCACGCACCGGAAGCTTAGCGCTCTACTACCTGCTCCTCGAGATTGCTGTTGCCTGCTACGCTGATGCGGCAAGTCCACTCTGCCCAGGCCCCTTTTATACACGCAGCACCGCCCCCTGGCGCGGCACGGCTTACTGGGCGGCCTCAACTTGTGGATTAGAGTACTCTGGGCGGCGTGGATAATCGCTGGAAACattttaattacgtttagggtAGTACTGGCTCGTTCCATGATTGGCACTAGCCCGGCCCGGTCTGGTCACGCGCACCATGCTTTTGTTCAGATGTCTGTTGCCATTATGAAGTAGTTGTGCAGCGTCCATGTGAGGTGATGATACGCCATGGCTACGAGCTAATGACAATACTAAACGCCCTAATTGGAGGATATGTTATCTCATTTAGAGCTTAAGTACTTTGTTAATCGTACATTTAAACGGCTGCAAGTGTCGGATGGCCTGTCATTTGGAGGATACGTTATCTCCACGCCCATTTAGGGGCTTGTGTCTGTTTTTCTGAAATTTAGAAGTCATGCTATGGTCTTGCAAATGCTTGGAAATTCATTCGCTGGTCATTCAGCAAACGAAAGCTCATCAAGAGTTGCGTTGCAGATGAATGTTCCCGTTTCTTTTGCTGATGCGCCAACATGAGAGATCGATGAAAGGTTTAGCACTTTTAGCATGACTGACTGTTTCACGTCGATGTAGATCATGACAATAAGATTTCATTTTCTGAGAGGCGTGGATGACGGTGGTGGTTAGCTCGGAGGGGTTTTGTTCTTTTGGAGTAAGTCGTGTGGCTGATAATCATTGCTCGCAATGCTGGGAACTCTCATCCATCGTGATCGGTGCTCTTTTTCGCGGCCTG
This window of the Panicum virgatum strain AP13 chromosome 1K, P.virgatum_v5, whole genome shotgun sequence genome carries:
- the LOC120711579 gene encoding aquaporin TIP2-1, which codes for MVKLAFGSVGDSFSATSIKAYVAEFIATLLFVFAGVGSAIAYGQLTHGGALDPAGLVAIAIAHALALFVGVSIAANISGGHLNPAVTFGLAVGGHITILTGLFYWVAQLLGASVACLLLKFVTHGKAIPTHGVAGISALEGVVFEIIITFALVYTVYATAADPKKGSLGTIAPIAIGFIVGANILAAGPFSGGSMNPARSFGPAVAAGNFAGNWVYWVGPLIGGGLAGLIYGDVFIGGSYQQVADQDYA